GGTGAACTCGGTGTTGATAGACTGTATCTTCCCGGTCAACAGGTCGGTCAACTGTCCGTCGTCGCCGTACCCCATCGCTATCTCGACGTCCGTCCCGATGCTGAAGCGGTCCCAGTCCAGCCCGGCGAACTGGTCGCGCTCCTCGTCGAACGGGTAGTTCAGGGTGAAGGAGAACCGGTCGGCGCCGTCGAAAGTCGTCTCGACGACCAGGTCGGCGATTCGGCCGCCGGGCTCCTGAAACTTCTCGCTGCCGACGGTAACGTTGAACCGCGGCGAGTACGCCGGATGGTTGTTGATGCTCGAAGACATGGCTACAGCGGCGGCAGTTCCAGTTTCTGACCGGCCTCGATGTCACGGGGATTGGCCAGCCCGTTGTGCTCCGCGATGGTGCGCCAGTGGGCCGGGTCGCTGTACTCCTCGGACGCGATGAGCCATAGCGTGTCGCCCTCGCTGACAGTCCAGACTTTGGTCTTGTCCGTCGACTCTGGGGAGACCTCGGACTTGTGATAGTCCGCCGTTTTGAACTCCTGAAAGACGATGGACACCCGGGCGCGAACCGGGACACCGCTCGGCAGAAACTTGGTGAACTGCTTGTTCGCGCTGTGGACCAGTGCCGTGAAGTCGATGCCTTTCCCCCAGACGAACCGGCAGACCGGCGGGGCGTGCAACTCCCCGTCGACGGACAGCAAAAGGTCGATGTACTTCGTGTACTGCTCGCGTACGTCGACCGCCTCGACCGACTGCGAGTCGCCGACCTTGTCAGTGGTGTCGAAAAACAGCTCCATCGACAGCCGCTCGGCGTTGCCGTCGACGAACTGCTGGACTGACGCCCCCGACCCGGTCGCCTTCAACTCGCCGTAGTTGACGCTCTTTTCCAGCGTGTAGGAGTTGGGGTTGAACTTACAGTCTATCGTCGTGTTCTCGTGGTTTCCGTTCAGGATGATGATCTGCGCTTTCTCGAGTTGACCTGAGCTACCCATCTAAAATCCCCTCCGTTGGCGTTCGATCCGCCGTTTCCGTTCGAGCTTCCGATACAGGATATCCACCAGCCGGTCGACGTCGGCGTTGAGCTGCATCGACTGCTCGCTCAACTGGACGTCGATGCCGCGGAGCCGGCTGTCGGCCCGTTCAGTGGTGTCGGCCGACCGGTCGGCCGGCCGGTCCGACAGCGCGGACCCGACGTCACCGTCCGGTCGCCCGCGGCTGTCGAACGACGACTCGCCGAAGACGTCATCCGAGGGCCCGTTTCTCCCGGTACCGGGGTCCGTCGGGGAGGCCGGGCCGCGTCTGTCGGATCCCCCGGCAACCGCCCCGCCGGCGGCGCCAGCCCGCTCGCTGGGGAACTCCGCCGTGTACGACTGCGATTTCTCGCTGTCCTCCAGCGTCTCGGCGGTGCTACCGCTCCGGGCGGACGCTTCGGCCGTATCGGTGGACTGTCCCTGTTGGTACACGAGAGAGGTGTCGGTCTGTGGCTCCGGTGTGGTCGTCCGCTCGGTACTACTCGCGTGCGCTCCGTCGTCCGATACGTTGTATTCAGACACTTCTCTATTATATTTAATAGTTTCGGCAAATGACTTTTCGCCGGTCGACAGCACGCCGACCTCCGTCGACGGGCGACGCCGTGACACGGTAGCGGTCGCGTCCGCTGTCGCCGAGCGGTCCCGAGCAGTCGTCAGTGTCCCGACAGACGCTCGGTCGCCGACCGGCGTCTGACGGTCCGGTTCCGAACCTGCCACGGGCTCGCGGCGGCCGGGTTGTGAAGGAGTACCGGCAACGGCATTCCCGTCGACCGTTCCGTCGGTCGCTGCCGACTCGCCGGGCGGCGTCCGGCGCACGTCAGTTCGGGCACTGCCACCGGTCTCGGTGCCAGCGTCGTCCGACCCTTCGACGCCGTTTCGGCCGGTGGCCCCATCCACGCGTGGCCCGCCAGCAGTGGGGTCGGGAGTCGTCTTCGCGGAGCGCTGTCGGTCGACAGTGTCGACGCTCGTCGGAGAAAGTTGTCGGGTAACGGTGTCGATGCTCGTCGCGGCGAGCCGGTCGGCACCGTCGACGGTCGTCACAGAGCGCTGTTGGTTGTCGGTGTCGACGCTCGGCGCGGAACGCTGGTCGGCAGCGTTGACGGTTGGCGCGGAACGCTCTCGGGTGGCGGTGTCGACGCTCGGAGCGGAACGCTGGTCGGCAGCGTTGGCGGTTGGCGCGGAACGCTGGTCGGCAGCGTTGGCGGTTGGCGCGGAACGCTGGTCGGCAGCGTTGGCGGTTGGCGCGGAACGCTGTCGGGTGACGGTGTCGACGCTCGTCGCGGAACGCTGGTCGGGAGCGTTGACGGTTGGCGCGAAACGCTCTCGGGTGACGGTGTCGACGCCCGGCGCGAAACGCTCCCGGTTGGCGGTGTCGGCGGTCGGCGCGGAACGTTGGTCGGCAGCGTTGACGGTTGGTGCGGAACGCTCCCGGTTGGCGGTGTCGGCGGTCGTCGCGGAACGCTGTGGGTCGACAGCGTCGACGCCCGTCATCGCGGGTTGCCGTCGGTTGGCGGTGTCGACCCCAATCGTCGCAGACCGGTGGCCGTTCGACGCATCCGGCGGCAGCGAACCCAGCCGCCATCGCCGGGCCGGCGTCTCGTCCGCGGACTGTCCAGACTCGACAGCGGTGGCCAGCGGACTGGCAGAGGACCGACTGCCGGCCTCGGCCCGCTGGACGGCGTTGGTAGACCGTGGGTCCCCGACCGGCGACTCGGCGACGGTCCCCGCCAATGGGTCTGACTCGGATGGTGGGCTGGACTGCTCGACGCTAGTCGGGACACCCTCTCGGCGGTTGGACCGGTCCTCGGCGTCGACCGGAGACGGGTCGGTGCGGCCGGTGTCTGGAGTGGTCGACCGGCCGGCCGGCGTCCCCGTCGCCGGGTCGTGAGTCGTCGGACGCTCGGTAGCTTCGGAAGCGGCCTGTGACCTCGCCGGGCCACCGACGGACGTCCGCGGCGCCTGCAACCGGGAGATGTGGCCGTTCCCTCTGGGCGTATCGACTGCCCCCCCTAGTGAGGTGGCCGGCGTCTCACTGCTGGACTGGGGCAGGGTCGATACCCTCGCCGGTGAGGGAGCGGACCCGTCGGCGTCGCCGCTGACGGGCGCGTACTCGCGTCGGTGTGGCGTCCCGAGCATCGACTGGGCCCGGCTCGTCCGCTCGACGACACCGGGACTGACGCCGGAGACCGCAGCGTCGGTGCGAGTCAGGCCGGTCGCACCATCCAGCGGGGACCCCGCCCAGCCCGCCGACGGGTCCCCAGCGGGAGACCGCCCGTTGGTGTCGGATACGCCGAAGTGGGCAGCGGCCGAGGACCGTCGAAGCGGCGCCGTATCGGGGCGGTTCCGGCTGTCAGCGTCGGCACCCGACATCGCATCGACTTTCGACCCGTCACGTCCCGCCGCCCCCGACACCGGGTCGACGTCTCCGGGTTCAGCTACCGCCACTTCCGACACCGGGTCGTCGACATCGTGCCCCGACGACGCGACTCGGGAGCCAGCGGTGGAGACGCCGGTCTCCTGCCGTGCCACCGAGGAATCGCCCCCAACAGTGTTGCCCGGCGTCGTCGCGCGGGACGCAGCAACTCGGCGCGGAGCCGACGGCCGCTGTGTATCCCCGGCGTCCGACGAGGGCTGCTGGCGGGTCACGCGACGACGCGTCGAATCCGGCAGTCGCTGCACCGCTGTGGCCCGCGAGTGGGACCCGACAGCGCGTCGGCCCGGCGCCGCAGTCGTGACGTCGTGGACCGACCGCGTTCGGTGTTCCAGATCGGGCGTGGCGAACTCGCCGCCGGTGTGTGGCCGGGTGGTCGCGCGGGTTGACGACTGGCCGGTTCCACCGGTGTCGACGCTCGCCGACGACCACTCGTCGTCGGCAGTGACGGGGCGCTCGCGGTACTGGTCGGTCGTCGACAGCGGGCGGCCAGCTGACGGGGGCGACTGCGCAGGCGTCTCCGATTTTTCCCCCGAGCGCTCGGAAGGAGTCGGCTGGACACCCGACACGACGGCGGTCCGCGCGACCGCCTCGCTGACAGACTGGTCGACCTCACCGACTGCACCCTCGGCTGTGTCGCCCTCGCTCGATGGCCGTCCACGGGAGTGTGCATCGGGGGAACGGCCAGGCGACGCCGTCGCCGGTCCGACAGCGAGTGTCGCGTCCGGGTCAGTGACGACCCGACCGTGCGAGTGGAGCGGCGTACTCCCGCGGCGCCGGGGTTCGGTCGGAGTTCGCGGGCGCTCCCCCGAGACTGCCTCGGGTGAGGAACGGGACTGGGGTGGGGAGGGCGTCACGAGCGTCGTCGGCGGGACGTGGACGCCGGCCGGCCGGGACCGCGCGGTCGATTCAGGCTCGGCCGTCTCCGACCCCGAGTGAACGGTCGGCCGCCGACGCATGCCAGCATCACTGCTCGCCGGTTCCGGAATCGCCGCGTCAGAGTCGGTCGTTTTCGCGGTACGTATCGCGCCCGACTCCGCCGTCCCGTCGGTGTCGATACTGGGCGAGCGAGACGCCGGAGCCAACTGTTGCGGTGTCGAAACGTCCGACGCGCTGGGCGTCGATACCGGTGACACGTCCCCTTCGGACGCGCGCGAGCGCGTCATGGTCGACGACGGTCCGGTCGCCGTCGCGCTTCGCGATCGGTCGAGCCGTGCCGTGGCATCGGCCGTGAGCCTACTCACAGCGGTCACCGTCGCCACGGGCGTCCCCTCGGGGTCGCTGTCTGTCCGCTGTCCGGCACCGGTGTCGAGTACGGCCGCGCTCGTCGCCAGTGACCGGTGGAGCGGTGACGACTCGACCCCGTCAGTGGCTGACTGCCGCGTGTCGTCCCCGGTTCGGACCAGTGTCCGAGTGCCAGCGGGTGTCCTATCCTCGCGAGACCTCGACCGGGGAGCAGCCACACCGCGGGACTGCGTCTCGCCCGCGGCGGGCGACACAGTCGTCTCGGGTCGCGCCGTGGTGGCGGCCACTCCGGGGACGTCGGCGTGTCCGGCTTCCCGGTCAGTGACCGAGCGGGTCGGGCTGTCGGCCTCCGGATACGTGCGGTCGAATCGCGTGTGTGCGTGGACCGCCGAGGAACGGGCAGCCAGGGAGGCCACCCGTGTGGCGTGGTCGGACGCGACTGTCGTCTGGCTATCAGCGGCGGGCGGTGCTCGTGTTTCTACTGGTGCAGTGGCCGTCGGTACCGGCGCATCGACGCGGGTCGTTGCAACGTCGACGGCCCTGTCAGCGGCCGCCGAGGCCGTTTCCGGCGGTGAAGCCGCCGAGTCGGTGGCCGACGTGGCAGCCGTCCGAGCAGAGGTCGACTCGTGACGAGGCAGGGACTGCGAGGGACCGACCCTCGACGGGGGGGTGTCGGCCGGTGGCGACGAAGCGCCACTGACTGCCGACGAGGGAGTCTCGACCGTCGGGAGCCGGCCGCGTCGGGTGTCCCCTGTCGCCGGAGCGGGACGGGCATCGGTACCATCGGATCGGGTACCGGAATCGCCGCTACGGGCCGGTGACTGGTCGGCCTCGGGACGTCCGGATATCGGCTGTGTCGCCGCGGGAGACCGGTCTGTGGAGCGGGACTCGTCGACCAGCACCGTCCGGGTCGCGCTCGCTCGCCGGGTGAGTCGGTCGAACTGCCGACGCGAGATGTGCCCGCTTGGAGACTGGCGAGCCGCGTTGCCCGGTCTTTCGGCGGCCCCTGTTACACCCGTCTCCGACCGAGGCTGGCTGGTGGCGTCGACTCCGGTAGCTGGCGACACCTCCTCGGTGGCTGGAGACGCGCGATGGCCGGCGAAGGAGTCGGGATATGCGTCCTGACGGTGGGACGCCGTAGCGTCGGCGCGCGTCGTTTCCCCCGACG
The Halomicroarcula saliterrae genome window above contains:
- a CDS encoding LysM peptidoglycan-binding domain-containing protein, with the protein product MGSSGQLEKAQIIILNGNHENTTIDCKFNPNSYTLEKSVNYGELKATGSGASVQQFVDGNAERLSMELFFDTTDKVGDSQSVEAVDVREQYTKYIDLLLSVDGELHAPPVCRFVWGKGIDFTALVHSANKQFTKFLPSGVPVRARVSIVFQEFKTADYHKSEVSPESTDKTKVWTVSEGDTLWLIASEEYSDPAHWRTIAEHNGLANPRDIEAGQKLELPPL